A genomic stretch from Desulfatirhabdium butyrativorans DSM 18734 includes:
- the rpoN gene encoding RNA polymerase factor sigma-54: protein MALELRQNLKLEQRLVLTPQLQMAIKLLQLSRLELVSKIQQELMENPALEEATEISGEDSQEVLTAEPLVADGNAGDAFSAESDPVQTGPEDIDWSSYLNEYTAGGKYRLEFEQKEAPNYEAFVPLKESLSDHLRWQLRLSSLSDAEYAAGECIVGNVNSDGYLELDIDEIAEQCQQPQDVIQRVLKIVQDFDPPGVCARNLKECLLIQVHRLGLGDSIVCKIIENHLHHVEVKRYNAICSALGASMEEVVAAVEIIRDLEPKPGRAYNNDQPHYITPDIYVSKVDEEFVILLNDDGLPRLRISGLFRDGADQFHTASEGAKQYMQEKMRSATWLIRSIHQRQKTIYRVMESILKLQRDFFEKGMAYLKPMILRDVAEDIGMHESTISRVTTNKYVHTPHGIFELKFFFNNSIQRMDGDVVASAVVAQKIRQLVESEDPRKPLSDEKIAAMLKKSNINLARRTVGKYRDMLKILPSTHRKRI, encoded by the coding sequence ATGGCACTCGAATTACGTCAAAACCTGAAGCTGGAACAACGACTTGTGCTGACTCCGCAATTGCAGATGGCCATCAAGCTGCTGCAGTTGTCTCGGCTTGAGCTTGTCAGCAAAATTCAGCAAGAGCTGATGGAAAATCCGGCACTGGAGGAAGCGACCGAAATCAGCGGCGAAGATTCTCAGGAAGTCTTGACCGCGGAGCCTTTGGTTGCAGACGGAAATGCCGGGGACGCGTTCAGTGCCGAATCCGATCCGGTTCAAACGGGGCCCGAGGATATCGATTGGAGCAGCTACCTGAACGAATACACGGCGGGTGGAAAATACCGGCTGGAATTCGAGCAGAAGGAGGCGCCCAATTACGAGGCATTTGTTCCGCTCAAAGAGAGCCTGAGCGATCATTTGCGGTGGCAGTTACGGCTTTCATCCCTGAGTGACGCCGAATATGCGGCGGGCGAATGTATTGTCGGCAACGTGAATTCGGACGGATATCTCGAGCTGGATATCGATGAGATCGCCGAGCAATGCCAGCAGCCGCAGGATGTCATCCAGCGAGTCCTCAAGATCGTTCAGGATTTCGATCCGCCCGGGGTTTGTGCCCGGAACCTCAAGGAATGTCTGTTGATTCAGGTCCATCGCCTGGGGCTCGGTGATTCCATCGTCTGCAAAATTATCGAAAACCACCTGCATCACGTAGAAGTCAAACGATACAACGCCATCTGCAGCGCGCTTGGGGCCAGTATGGAGGAAGTTGTCGCTGCCGTTGAAATCATTCGGGATCTCGAACCCAAACCCGGAAGAGCCTACAACAACGATCAGCCGCATTATATCACCCCCGATATATACGTATCCAAGGTAGATGAGGAATTTGTCATTCTTCTCAACGATGACGGACTGCCAAGGCTCCGGATCAGCGGTCTTTTCCGGGATGGCGCCGACCAGTTTCACACGGCATCGGAAGGCGCAAAACAGTACATGCAGGAGAAGATGCGATCGGCCACATGGTTGATTCGCAGCATTCATCAACGCCAGAAGACCATCTACCGGGTGATGGAAAGCATCCTGAAATTGCAGCGGGATTTTTTCGAAAAGGGCATGGCTTATCTAAAACCCATGATCTTGCGGGATGTGGCTGAAGATATCGGCATGCATGAGTCCACGATCAGCAGGGTCACCACCAACAAGTATGTGCATACGCCGCACGGCATTTTCGAGCTGAAATTCTTTTTCAACAATTCGATCCAGCGTATGGATGGGGATGTGGTGGCATCGGCGGTCGTTGCCCAGAAAATTCGGCAACTGGTCGAATCAGAAGATCCGAGAAAGCCGCTAAGTGATGAAAAAATTGCGGCAATGCTCAAGAAATCCAACATCAACCTTGCCCGGCGAACCGTTGGAAAATACCGGGACATGCTGAAGATCCTACCTTCGACCCATCGAAAACGCATTTAA
- the hpf gene encoding ribosome hibernation-promoting factor, HPF/YfiA family — protein sequence MQTSVTFKNIESSEHLSAYVANKLNRFDKYLDNPAEANVVLSVEKFRHIAEISIVGDRLSIYGKEETSDMYSAIDMVLDKIEKQIKKNKEKVKDRRTGAKGRSRAEATDAFVVSENQDSVQVIPEPIEYKPMDVDEALMQMDLDNETFFVFTNARTDRVNVLYRRKDGNFGLIQPSN from the coding sequence ATGCAGACATCCGTGACATTCAAGAACATCGAATCCTCCGAACACCTGAGTGCCTATGTCGCGAATAAACTCAATCGATTCGACAAATACCTTGACAATCCTGCCGAGGCAAACGTCGTGCTGTCCGTAGAAAAATTCCGCCATATCGCGGAAATCAGCATAGTTGGAGACCGGTTGAGCATTTATGGAAAGGAAGAGACATCCGACATGTACTCTGCCATCGATATGGTGCTCGACAAGATCGAAAAACAGATCAAAAAGAACAAGGAAAAGGTCAAGGACCGCCGGACCGGGGCAAAGGGCAGATCCCGCGCGGAAGCGACGGATGCCTTCGTTGTGAGTGAAAATCAGGACAGCGTCCAGGTGATACCCGAGCCCATTGAATACAAGCCGATGGATGTAGATGAAGCTTTGATGCAGATGGATTTGGATAACGAAACGTTTTTTGTGTTTACCAATGCGAGAACGGATCGGGTCAACGTGCTCTACAGGCGTAAAGACGGAAATTTCGGCTTGATTCAACCCAGCAATTGA